GATCCAGCCTTGAGTACGCCATTTATTTCGTTTGGCAAGAAGCGAACCAGAGTAGGTGTCCAGTTCAAAAGTAAGTGTTTTTGTGTCTCCTTCTTCTAATGACACATTCTTGGTTAATTCCAGGTATTTGGGATGTTTAAGAGAGATTTCATAATCACCATAAAGCAGTTCCAGAACTGAAGGAGTTTTCTTTTCCGATTTTTTATCATCTACAAATATTTCTGCACCTCTTATCTTTTGGTCTGGCTCTCGTTTATCTACTGCAAAAACAGAGACACTACCCAGTCTTGGAATGGGCTGTAGAGTTACGTCTGTTGTTTCACCAATGTTCACGAAAACAGTTTTCTCATCTGGTATGTGTTTTTCTCTTTCTGCTTTAATTGAATATTTTCCTGCTTTTAAGTTTCTTTTAACTTCATTTGAGCTGTAGATTTCGTTGTTAACGTAAATATTACAATCCTGTGCTTTTACCCACAGGGTTCCAAAATCTTTAGTTAAGATCAGAAGTTCTTTCTTATCATATTCCGGTGTAATGGTTACAGTTTTGGAGCTGCCGCTCCAGAGTTCTTTCTCAATTCTTATTTCGTAGGTTCCCGCAACTCTCATTTCATCTAAATAAGGTGTGGTTCCAACATCTTCGCCATCAATAAAAACGGTAGCTCCCTGCTCTGGGGCAGAATCAATTTCCAATCCGGCAAAATTTGGTTTAAGTTCAACATTGAAGGTTGGTTCATCACCATCGTTAATAACAAAAGTTTCCTGATGTGTTTTGTATTTATTATAAGTAATACGAAAAATGTGATCTCCACTGGGTATTTTTTCTTTACTGAGTGGTGTTTTTCCAATGAGTTTCTCATCCAGATAGACATCGGCATTGGTTGGATTACTGGTAACTTGCCAATAGCCGAATTTTGGCTTTAGTTTTATCGTGGGTATATCCAAAGTCTGTCCGGCTTCCAGAGAAAAAGTTTTTGAAGTAGTGTGATAAAGCTCTTTTCGTAGGGTAAGAGTATATTCTCCGGCATAATGATTGCCCTGATAAGAACCGCTGGTTGAGCCTACTTTCTGTCCGTTCAACTCAACATCAGCTCCTTCCGGATCAGATTGGATGATGACAATTCCAGGAGAAGAAAATCTTACGTTACTGGAACCTTCTTCCATTGTGATCTCTATAAGATCATTGTCCTGTAGAACAACTTCCTGCTCTACAGTTTTATATCCTTCTTTTTCAAACTTGAAATTGTGAGTTCCCCTTGAGATGCTGAATTGAGCAATGGTTGAAGGCGTTTTGATGGGGGCTTGATTATCTCTGGTGATATATACACCTTCTACATTGATGTTGAAAGTAAGATCAACCACGTTATCTACTTCTTCAGCTCCGTAGCCTTTACCCATAAGCGTCATGGAATAAACGGTATTCTCTTTTAAATTAACTGGAATTTCGTAATTCTTCCGGGCAAATCCGGTTTTGTTAAAGTAGAGTCTTTTATCGCCAGCCGAAAGGTAAACCCAGACTTCACCAATTTTGTTCACAACAGCAACGGGAGTTCTGTTAGATTCAATTTCATCAAATGGTATGAGATCTGTGCTAATCTTAATGAGAGCACAAGGGTTGCCACTCATATCAGTTTTAGGTGATTGCCGCAGGGTTAGATCTCCCATTTCTTCCATTAATGGTTTTGTGATAACCATTTCTGCTGAAAACAGAACAGAAGAGATAAAAAGAAAAAATAATATCAATTTTAATTTCATAGATTATTCTCCAATAATATTTTTACAGATCTCTTATTTGGTGAGGAATAAGTTAAAACTCAATTACCGTTCCGGTTCTTAATATTTCATCAACAAAAGGTGTATGGTTTTTTATATCGCTTGAAGCAAATGGGTGTGGTTCTATTCGGAGATCTATTTTTCTTCTGAGTTTCATTAATTCGATCTGTGTTTCAATAGCATCTTCCAGCTTTTCAAAGAAAATAGCAATATCTATGTCACTTTCCTCTTTGGGGTTTCCATTTGCATAAGAACCAAATAGATAGGCATTGGTTAAGTTGTAATTCTGAGATTTAATGTATTTTAAAAATCTCTTTGCTAAAGCTAAAGCTGTTGCTTTATCCATTTTCTGATCTCCTCAATTTGTTGAATCCACTTTTCAGCGTATTCTTTTGTACATTTACGATAAAATTGTTGTTTATAATCATCATAACGAGCTCTAATGTTAAAAGTTGTAATAGTATCAAGCGTATCAAGCATTTCTTCAGAAAAATCAAGATCAATCTTTACAGCTAATCTGGAAAGATTGTGAATGAAGGGAGGATTGGCTTTATTTAGCTTAACAAACAGCGCTTTTAAAAGCTTTTCTATTACCAGGTGTCCTATGAAAAGTGCCCAGGAGTAATCTCCTTTTTCATATAAATGCTGCATAGCGACTGCATCTTTTTCTGAAGCTTCTATCCAAAATTTTATAATCTCAGTAAAATTCATTTATTCCCCGCAAAATCATTGATTAGGTAAATAAAAATCATCTAAACCATAAATGGAGCCATCAGCATTCTTTTCAGGTTGCCAGGTTCTAACGTAGATCTTCGGCTCATCCTGTTTTGTTAAATCGAACATCAAAAACAGGTAGCCTTCATCTGAATATCGTTGACTGTAGTAGTACTGGTGAATCTGTATTCCGAAAACTTTAGTTGTATCGCTATTCACTCGAGTCACTTTGTTGTCTTCGAAATGAAGATTTACATATTCATTACCCTCAAATACTGTTTTCAAATTACGGATATATTGCTGTTTTGAATATCTTACCGGCTGCCAGTTTCTACCCAGTTTTTTATACATATCATCAATGTTTTTATCATCTTCTTTCAGCATTTGTCCTACGATGATTAACGCATTGTCATCAAATATTTTTTCTATGAATTCAATATTCTCTGTACAGTATGCTGTTTTGTATTCTTCAATAAAATTTGCAATCAGGAATTTTTCTTCATCAGAAGCAACAACTTTGCCCAGGATATCGTCTTTTGCTTTATCTGATAAAGCAAAATTAACTTTTTCGATTTTGTCATCTTCATTAATTACAAAAACCAATTGCTCGTTGAATCTTCTTCCACTATTTGGGAAATCAAACTGTACCGGAAAACCTCGAATATAGGTTCTTCCATTTATTTTATCTGCATATAACTCTGGGCTGTCATCCAATATTTTTGCGTTTCCATAGATAATGATATCTTCAAAACTGCTTGATCCAGACTGAGTTAGGTTGTTAAGAACACAATCCATCTTTTTTGTTTTAATTGATTCGATAATATTGCTGGTAAGAGGGATGTATTTATCAACAGGAATTCCATAATCTACTGCTTTTATTTCGATTCTATCTGGTTCAGTTTCAACTATAGAAATCTCTTTTAATGGTATTTCGAATCTTGATTCTCTGAAAGCTGGACAGAGCATATCTTCCAGTACTTTTCTAAGATCAGCATTATGATTAGCTTTGAAAAGATCATTATACAATACGTTAATCTTCAGAATATCAGGAATTTCATCAAGATTACCCATA
This Candidatus Cloacimonadota bacterium DNA region includes the following protein-coding sequences:
- a CDS encoding PEGA domain-containing protein; this translates as MKLKLILFFLFISSVLFSAEMVITKPLMEEMGDLTLRQSPKTDMSGNPCALIKISTDLIPFDEIESNRTPVAVVNKIGEVWVYLSAGDKRLYFNKTGFARKNYEIPVNLKENTVYSMTLMGKGYGAEEVDNVVDLTFNINVEGVYITRDNQAPIKTPSTIAQFSISRGTHNFKFEKEGYKTVEQEVVLQDNDLIEITMEEGSSNVRFSSPGIVIIQSDPEGADVELNGQKVGSTSGSYQGNHYAGEYTLTLRKELYHTTSKTFSLEAGQTLDIPTIKLKPKFGYWQVTSNPTNADVYLDEKLIGKTPLSKEKIPSGDHIFRITYNKYKTHQETFVINDGDEPTFNVELKPNFAGLEIDSAPEQGATVFIDGEDVGTTPYLDEMRVAGTYEIRIEKELWSGSSKTVTITPEYDKKELLILTKDFGTLWVKAQDCNIYVNNEIYSSNEVKRNLKAGKYSIKAEREKHIPDEKTVFVNIGETTDVTLQPIPRLGSVSVFAVDKREPDQKIRGAEIFVDDKKSEKKTPSVLELLYGDYEISLKHPKYLELTKNVSLEEGDTKTLTFELDTYSGSLLAKRNKWRTQGWIGMAATALMAGGGVYCNMQSNSHFDDYENAATSSSALNYKQKTEDYENYRNYCYYAASGAAVYAVFSWIKSVVYNGKIEK
- a CDS encoding nucleotidyltransferase domain-containing protein; protein product: MDKATALALAKRFLKYIKSQNYNLTNAYLFGSYANGNPKEESDIDIAIFFEKLEDAIETQIELMKLRRKIDLRIEPHPFASSDIKNHTPFVDEILRTGTVIEF
- a CDS encoding HEPN domain-containing protein, with the translated sequence MNFTEIIKFWIEASEKDAVAMQHLYEKGDYSWALFIGHLVIEKLLKALFVKLNKANPPFIHNLSRLAVKIDLDFSEEMLDTLDTITTFNIRARYDDYKQQFYRKCTKEYAEKWIQQIEEIRKWIKQQL
- a CDS encoding LPP20 family lipoprotein, whose product is MVNRKIVIYFLILILFSASLTAYSRSEIEAMRNDVNWIVGIGKSPSETKSDQLAIKDLLSQITIQVEASFKDILTEENGTVSEYCSSAIDTYSSARLDAAERSIFEEDGRYIVYRYIKKEEKNKIFFKREKLIKDYARRGNDAEQELRIGDALMNYYWSLVLLRTHPDWDKITETFNFQEESLVTFLPDRIRRIYSLIDLKIENKWYDPDYDLTLINISAFFQNQPVRNLDLKYYLGSDWSVPVGVSQGKALFEFMGNLDEIPDILKINVLYNDLFKANHNADLRKVLEDMLCPAFRESRFEIPLKEISIVETEPDRIEIKAVDYGIPVDKYIPLTSNIIESIKTKKMDCVLNNLTQSGSSSFEDIIIYGNAKILDDSPELYADKINGRTYIRGFPVQFDFPNSGRRFNEQLVFVINEDDKIEKVNFALSDKAKDDILGKVVASDEEKFLIANFIEEYKTAYCTENIEFIEKIFDDNALIIVGQMLKEDDKNIDDMYKKLGRNWQPVRYSKQQYIRNLKTVFEGNEYVNLHFEDNKVTRVNSDTTKVFGIQIHQYYYSQRYSDEGYLFLMFDLTKQDEPKIYVRTWQPEKNADGSIYGLDDFYLPNQ